A region of Ictidomys tridecemlineatus isolate mIctTri1 chromosome 4, mIctTri1.hap1, whole genome shotgun sequence DNA encodes the following proteins:
- the LOC144376796 gene encoding olfactory receptor 10A3-like → MKRQNQSSVVEFILLDFSDFPELQDEIFGVFLVIYLMTLMGNAIIIATILLDQTLHIPMYLFLQNLSVVEVSFSAAIMPEMLVVLTTEKTTISFVGCFAQMYFILLFVVNECFLLGAMAYDRFAAICCPLTYPMIMNKRVFVKLVMFSWVSGIMVATLQTSWVFSFPFCGPNEISHISCETPAVLELVCADISLYEIYAFIGTILIILLPFLLILLSYLRILFAILKMPSTTGRQKAFSTCASHVTSVTLFYGTASMTYLQPKSSYSPVTKKLMSLAYTLLTPLLNPLIYSLRNHEMKKALVKLWRRAVVLHTV, encoded by the coding sequence atgaaaagacaaaatcaaagctctgtggTTGAATTCATCCTCTTGGACTTCTCTGACTTTCCTGAACTTCAAGACGAGATCTTTGGGGTTTTCTTGGTTATTTATCTGATGACCCTGATGGGAAATGCCATCATCATAGCCACCATCTTGCTGGACCAGACCCTCCACATCCCCATGTACCTGTTCCTGCAGAACTTATCTGTGGTGGAAGTGAGTTTCAGTGCAGCCATTATGCCTGAAATGCTGGTGGTCCTGACCACTGAGAAAACTACAATTTCTTTTGTGGGCTGTTTTGCACAGatgtatttcattcttctttttgttgtGAATGAATGTTTTCTCCTAGGGGCAATGGCTTATGACCGATTTGCTGCCATCTGCTGTCCTCTGACCTACCCCATGATTATGAACAAGAGGGTGTTTGTGAAATTAGTCATGTTCTCATGGGTCTCAGGGATCATGGTGGCTACTCTGCAGACCTCATGGGTATTCAGTTTTCCCTTTTGTGGACCCAATGAAATTAGTCATATATCTTGTGAAACCCCAGCAGTGCTGGAACTGGTTTGTGCAGATATCTCCTTGTATGAAATCTATGCCTTCATAGGCACCATTTTGATTATATTGCTTCCTTTCTTGTTGATACTCTTGTCTTATCTTAGAATTCTCTTTGCCATCCTGAAGATGCCATCAACAACTGGGAGGCAAAAGgccttttccacctgtgcctCTCATGTCACATCAGTCACCCTCTTCTATGGCACAGCCAGTATGACTTATTTACAGCCCAAATCTAGCTACTCACCAGTAACCAAGAAACTGATGTCTTTGGCTTACACATTGCTCACACCCCTGCTGAATCCCCTTATCTACAGCCTGCGAAACCATGAGATGAAAAAGGCTTTGGTGAAATTATggcggagagcagtggttttacaCACAGTCTGA